A genomic region of Anopheles coustani chromosome 3, idAnoCousDA_361_x.2, whole genome shotgun sequence contains the following coding sequences:
- the LOC131271068 gene encoding microfibril-associated glycoprotein 4-like, translating into MRSVYLCLGLLLGCSLVVATNETESTTVKPANTGSSGYGFEMLMAKLDYLQYKLLEMDFGMKEHSEGIAQNQAQLEKVFGSMLWAISRLDQAVGNNLTALQAQSWKILARQTVCANHEQLRGEIFSLAPKQGLSTNARSLFDLQGMRHKGPFASCRDEPSKISGKYLLRPSDDEEPFPVYCEQTKFGGGWLVIQHRFEGSLDFFRNWTEYRDGFGSIDREFWIGLEKLHQLTSRKAYQLLIEVEDFANDYRYARYKEFEVGSEAEQYMLKKVGAYSGTGGDSFTYHKGWKFTTMDRDNDGSATNCAVTCEGAWWYNNCHHSNLNGRFMNAIDVKSISWYHFKSNHQGMAYSRMLIREV; encoded by the coding sequence ATGCGATCGGTGTACTTGTGCCTTGGGTTGTTGCTCGGCTGTAGTTTGGTGGTTGCGACGAATGAGACGGAATCGACAACAGTTAAGCCCGCTAACACCGGGTCGTCTGGGTATGGCTTCGAGATGCTAATGGCCAAGTTAGACTACCTTCAGTATAAGCTGCTCGAGATGGACTTCGGAATGAAAGAGCACAGCGAAGGCATTGCGCAGAACCAGGCTCAGCTGGAAAAGGTGTTCGGTAGTATGCTGTGGGCCATCAGTCGGCTGGATCAGGCGGTCGGGAACAATCTGACAGCGCTGCAAGCACAGTCCTGGAAGATCCTGGCCCGGCAGACGGTGTGCGCTAATCACGAGCAGCTGCGTGGTGAAATCTTCAGTCTTGCCCCGAAGCAAGGACTCAGCACGAACGCGCGGTCTCTGTTCGATCTGCAGGGCATGCGCCACAAGGGTCCATTTGCATCGTGTCGGGACGAACCGTCGAAGATTTCGGGCAAGTACCTGCTTCGACCATCGGACGATGAAGAGCCGTTCCCGGTGTACTGCGAACAGACCAAGTTCGGAGGCGGTTGGCTGGTGATACAGCACCGCTTCGAGGGTTCGCTCGATTTCTTCCGCAACTGGACCGAGTACCGGGACGGATTCGGGAGCATCGATCGGGAGTTCTGGATCGGTCTGGAGAAGTTGCACCAGCTGACTTCCCGCAAAGCATACCAGTTGCTGATTGAGGTGGAAGACTTTGCCAACGACTATCGGTACGCGCGGTATAAAGAGTTTGAGGTTGGCAGCGAGGCCGAACAGTATATGTTGAAGAAGGTGGGAGCGTACAGCGGAACCGGTGGCGACTCGTTCACCTACCACAAAGGCTGGAAGTTTACGACCATGGATCGAGATAATGATGGATCGGCCACGAACTGTGCGGTTACTTGTGAGGGAGCCTGGTGGTACAATAACTGCCATCACTCGAACCTGAACGGACGGTTCATGAACGCGATAGACGTGAAGTCTATCTCTTGGTATCACTTCAAGAGTAACCACCAGGGCATGGCTTATTCGCGCATGCTGATACGGGAAGTGTGA